The following coding sequences are from one Streptomyces angustmyceticus window:
- a CDS encoding TetR/AcrR family transcriptional regulator C-terminal ligand-binding domain-containing protein — MTRAAAGPGAVADAVAAGEWPGPAAPGRRGRPRSAAAGPAVIEAVLRLVEDGACPGELSMERIAREAGVGKATVYRRWPGRTALMRDVLRSLDVPGPPLDGTSVRDDLVALLEFLRRGPAGRGSALLRTLAGHAGARPELWAEYHDTLVRARHEALLAVLRRGVANGEIRTDRDLETIADLFTGPVLARALLHERTEPPGSLSADLVDLVLEGVRPVAGAAAG, encoded by the coding sequence ATGACCCGGGCGGCGGCGGGGCCCGGGGCGGTGGCGGATGCGGTGGCGGCGGGGGAGTGGCCGGGCCCGGCGGCTCCCGGGCGCCGCGGCCGTCCGCGCAGCGCCGCGGCCGGCCCCGCCGTCATCGAGGCCGTGCTGCGCCTGGTCGAGGACGGTGCCTGTCCGGGCGAGCTGTCCATGGAGCGCATCGCCCGCGAGGCGGGCGTCGGCAAGGCCACGGTCTACCGCCGCTGGCCCGGACGTACCGCCCTGATGCGCGACGTCCTGCGGTCCCTGGACGTGCCCGGCCCGCCCCTGGACGGCACCTCGGTGCGCGACGACCTGGTCGCCCTGCTGGAGTTCCTGCGCCGCGGCCCCGCCGGGCGCGGCTCCGCGCTGCTGCGCACGCTCGCCGGCCATGCCGGGGCCCGGCCCGAGCTGTGGGCGGAGTACCACGACACGCTCGTACGGGCCCGCCACGAGGCGCTGCTGGCGGTGCTCCGGCGCGGGGTGGCGAACGGTGAGATCCGCACCGACCGGGACCTGGAGACCATCGCGGACCTGTTCACCGGCCCGGTGCTGGCCCGTGCCCTCCTCCACGAGCGGACAGAGCCGCCCGGGAGCCTGTCGGCGGACCTCGTCGACCTGGTGCTGGAGGGCGTGCGGCCGGTGGCGGGCGCGGCCGCGGGCTGA
- a CDS encoding endonuclease/exonuclease/phosphatase family protein, whose protein sequence is MTEPGQGHNPGQAGSRADRLRNWWRPEGMWRRGIVLAVLAVLLGLVMMLHAQIPNTVGNLGSLLETFLPWLGLCIPLLLVVAVLRRSATALLALVLPVFAWVNLFGGQITDKAGNGGNLTVATHNVNADNPDPAATARDIVASDADVVALEELTGEALPAYRQGLAKAYPYHTVEGTVGLWSKRPLSGTRPVDIKMGWTRALRATVTAEDGQKFAVYVAHLPSVRVKVEAGFTANQRDGSAAALGEAIAADPEKKVMLLGDLNGTMNDRSLAPVTSQMRSAQGAAGDGFGFSWPAAFPMARIDQIMMKGMDPVRAWVMSSTGSDHLPVAASVKI, encoded by the coding sequence ATGACGGAACCGGGACAGGGGCACAACCCCGGGCAGGCCGGTTCCCGGGCCGACCGCCTGCGGAACTGGTGGCGTCCGGAGGGCATGTGGCGGCGCGGCATCGTGCTCGCGGTGCTCGCGGTCCTGCTCGGTCTGGTGATGATGCTGCACGCCCAGATCCCCAACACCGTGGGAAACCTGGGCAGTCTGCTGGAGACCTTCCTGCCGTGGCTGGGGCTGTGCATCCCGCTGCTGCTCGTCGTCGCGGTGCTGCGCCGCTCGGCGACCGCGCTGCTGGCGCTGGTGCTGCCGGTCTTCGCCTGGGTGAACCTCTTCGGCGGGCAGATCACCGACAAGGCGGGCAACGGCGGCAATCTCACCGTCGCCACCCACAACGTCAACGCCGACAACCCCGACCCGGCGGCCACCGCCCGGGACATCGTGGCCTCCGACGCCGACGTCGTGGCCCTGGAGGAGCTGACCGGCGAGGCCCTGCCCGCCTACCGCCAGGGGCTGGCGAAGGCGTACCCGTACCACACGGTCGAGGGCACCGTCGGGCTGTGGAGCAAGCGCCCGCTGTCCGGCACGCGGCCGGTGGACATCAAGATGGGCTGGACCCGCGCGCTGCGGGCCACCGTGACCGCCGAGGACGGCCAGAAGTTCGCCGTCTACGTCGCGCACCTGCCGTCGGTGCGGGTCAAGGTCGAGGCGGGCTTCACCGCCAACCAGCGCGACGGCAGCGCGGCGGCGCTCGGCGAGGCGATCGCCGCCGACCCGGAGAAGAAGGTCATGCTGCTCGGCGACCTCAACGGCACCATGAACGACCGCTCGCTGGCCCCGGTCACCTCCCAGATGCGCTCGGCGCAGGGCGCGGCGGGCGACGGCTTCGGCTTCAGCTGGCCGGCGGCGTTCCCGATGGCCCGGATCGACCAGATCATGATGAAGGGGATGGATCCGGTCAGGGCCTGGGTGATGTCCTCCACCGGCAGCGACCACCTTCCGGTCGCGGCGTCGGTGAAGATCTGA